One genomic segment of Mycolicibacterium chubuense NBB4 includes these proteins:
- a CDS encoding ABC transporter substrate-binding protein, with amino-acid sequence MGFPIRRAGIVLAAAALLVTAGCSNSQQSGGGSEEPPKMSPAGAVGDGEGQLNLIAWPGYAENGSNDPKVNWVTPFEQQTGCKVNVKIGNTSDEMVQLMRTGQYDGVSASGDATLRLIYAGDVAPVNTDLVPNYATVVPFLKAKPWNSVDGQMYGIPHGWGANLLMYNSDVVKDAPDSWGAVFPGASALKGKVTAYDSPIYIADAALYLSKTKPELGIKDPYSLTTDQLNAATDLLKAQKENIGEYWSDYTKEVQGFESGSTAIGTTWQVIANTIKADNKVPVTTVLPKEGSTGWSDTWMLSAKAAHPNCMYKWMNYIISPEANAQVAEYFGEAPAQTKSCALTADKQHCATYHATDEQYAAQIHYWTTPQTKCVDGSGNNCTSYDQWVDKWQEIKG; translated from the coding sequence ATGGGATTTCCGATCCGCCGCGCGGGCATCGTGCTGGCAGCTGCCGCGTTGCTGGTGACGGCCGGGTGTTCCAATTCCCAGCAGTCCGGGGGCGGTTCGGAGGAACCGCCCAAGATGTCGCCGGCGGGCGCGGTCGGCGACGGCGAGGGCCAGCTCAACCTCATCGCGTGGCCGGGCTATGCCGAGAACGGTTCCAATGACCCGAAGGTCAACTGGGTGACCCCGTTCGAGCAGCAGACGGGCTGCAAGGTCAACGTCAAGATCGGCAACACGTCCGACGAGATGGTCCAGCTGATGCGCACCGGGCAGTACGACGGGGTGTCCGCGTCGGGTGATGCCACGCTGCGGCTGATCTATGCCGGCGACGTCGCCCCGGTGAACACCGACCTGGTGCCCAACTACGCCACGGTGGTGCCGTTCCTCAAGGCCAAGCCGTGGAACTCCGTCGACGGGCAGATGTACGGCATTCCCCACGGCTGGGGCGCGAACCTGCTGATGTACAACAGCGACGTGGTCAAGGACGCCCCGGACTCCTGGGGCGCGGTGTTCCCCGGCGCGTCCGCACTGAAAGGCAAAGTGACGGCCTATGATTCGCCGATCTACATCGCCGACGCCGCGCTGTACCTGTCGAAGACCAAGCCCGAGCTGGGGATCAAGGACCCGTACTCGCTGACCACCGACCAACTCAACGCGGCGACCGATCTGCTCAAGGCTCAGAAGGAGAACATCGGCGAGTACTGGTCGGACTACACCAAAGAGGTGCAGGGCTTCGAATCCGGATCCACGGCGATCGGCACCACCTGGCAGGTGATCGCCAACACCATCAAGGCCGACAACAAGGTCCCGGTCACCACGGTCCTGCCCAAGGAGGGTTCCACCGGCTGGTCGGACACCTGGATGCTCTCGGCCAAGGCCGCACACCCGAACTGCATGTACAAGTGGATGAACTACATCATCTCGCCGGAGGCCAACGCCCAGGTGGCCGAGTACTTCGGTGAGGCGCCGGCCCAGACGAAGTCCTGCGCGCTGACCGCCGACAAGCAGCACTGCGCGACCTACCACGCCACCGACGAGCAGTACGCCGCACAGATCCACTACTGGACCACACCGCAGACCAAATGCGTCGACGGCAGCGGCAACAACTGCACGAGCTATGACCAGTGGGTCGACAAGTGGCAGGAGATCAAGGGCTGA
- a CDS encoding lipase family protein, which yields MSFDPQFARDTVLPLVEAAYQVFDHPDADPTLPAGYQKTALLKANPTLLDVVPGLSERARSYVRTVAGEPTVFGLVGKNAAAKTAFVAIRGTRTETEWLDNLDFDTTAYRPVPNFGDVHMGWMGLYESMRANLAANLPAACAGCQKLIVTGHSLGAALAVLAAPDIAKNLSVPEPELTTFGGPRPGLYDFVVPFNLLIDTCFRVVNLFDIVPHLPLALPELPYTHVGVQIAVNSGGSIDQTYRHSVDAYRAGLTGLMSTEPAWAA from the coding sequence ATGAGTTTCGATCCGCAATTCGCCCGCGACACAGTTCTTCCGCTCGTCGAGGCCGCCTATCAGGTCTTCGACCATCCCGACGCAGACCCGACACTTCCGGCCGGTTATCAGAAGACAGCACTGCTCAAAGCGAATCCGACCCTGCTCGACGTGGTGCCAGGGCTCTCCGAGAGGGCCCGCTCCTACGTCCGAACAGTGGCCGGTGAACCCACGGTGTTCGGTCTGGTCGGCAAGAACGCCGCGGCCAAGACCGCTTTCGTCGCGATCCGCGGTACCCGTACGGAGACGGAATGGTTGGACAACCTCGACTTCGACACCACGGCATACCGGCCGGTGCCCAACTTCGGCGACGTCCACATGGGATGGATGGGGCTCTACGAGAGCATGCGCGCCAATCTGGCGGCGAATCTGCCGGCCGCCTGCGCGGGCTGCCAGAAACTGATCGTCACCGGACACAGCCTCGGTGCTGCGCTGGCGGTGCTCGCGGCACCGGATATCGCCAAGAATCTCTCGGTCCCGGAACCGGAACTGACGACCTTCGGGGGTCCACGGCCCGGGCTCTACGACTTCGTCGTGCCGTTCAATCTGCTGATCGACACCTGCTTCCGGGTGGTCAACCTCTTCGATATCGTCCCGCACCTGCCCCTGGCGTTGCCGGAACTGCCCTACACGCACGTGGGCGTGCAGATCGCCGTGAATTCGGGTGGCTCCATCGACCAGACCTACCGCCACAGCGTGGACGCGTACCGCGCCGGCCTGACCGGCCTGATGAGTACCGAACCGGCCTGGGCGGCTTGA
- a CDS encoding ABC transporter ATP-binding protein: MPSGAAVSIRGADPADDAAVPQIELIAVRKEFGDLRSKVVAVEGADLAIDDGELFAILGPSGSGKTTLLRLIAGFEQPTAGTIKLGGKDVTALPPARRDTNTVFQQYALFPHMTVAQNVEYGLRVRGVGKDERRRRAAEALEMVRLGGHTARKPAELSGGQQQRVALARALVGRPRVLLLDEPLGALDLKLREQMQIELKAIQREVGITFVIVTHDQDEALTLCDRLVVLNDGRIEQIGAAREVYEHPANRFVADFVGTSNVLDGDAAEAVLGRRGTFAIRPERIEVLDARTVAASAPTGYRTVGAEVAEVVYAGPITRVAATVTGVTGLSAPVRLTATLLSAEASTAIAHGNPIVLAWPDAAVRDLTPTS; the protein is encoded by the coding sequence ATGCCATCCGGAGCGGCCGTGTCGATACGTGGCGCCGATCCCGCCGACGACGCCGCCGTCCCGCAGATCGAGTTGATCGCCGTGCGCAAGGAGTTCGGCGACCTCCGCAGCAAGGTCGTGGCGGTCGAGGGCGCCGACCTGGCGATCGACGATGGTGAGTTGTTCGCCATCCTCGGGCCGTCCGGTTCGGGCAAGACGACGCTGCTGCGGCTGATCGCGGGCTTCGAACAACCGACCGCGGGCACCATCAAGCTGGGCGGCAAGGACGTCACCGCGCTCCCGCCCGCGCGCCGCGACACCAACACGGTGTTCCAGCAGTACGCACTGTTCCCCCACATGACCGTCGCGCAGAACGTCGAGTACGGCCTGCGGGTGCGCGGGGTCGGCAAGGACGAACGGCGGCGGCGCGCGGCCGAGGCACTCGAGATGGTCCGCCTCGGCGGCCACACGGCCCGCAAGCCGGCCGAACTCTCCGGCGGTCAGCAGCAGCGCGTCGCGCTGGCCCGCGCGCTGGTCGGGCGCCCCCGGGTGCTGCTGCTCGACGAGCCGCTCGGCGCACTCGATCTCAAGCTGCGCGAGCAGATGCAGATCGAGCTCAAGGCGATCCAGCGCGAGGTCGGCATCACCTTCGTCATCGTCACCCACGACCAGGACGAGGCGCTGACGCTCTGCGACCGCCTCGTCGTGCTCAACGACGGACGCATCGAGCAGATCGGCGCCGCCCGCGAGGTCTACGAGCACCCCGCCAACCGGTTCGTCGCGGACTTCGTCGGCACCTCCAACGTGCTCGACGGGGACGCCGCCGAGGCGGTGCTCGGCCGTCGGGGCACATTCGCGATCCGGCCGGAGCGCATCGAGGTCCTCGACGCCCGCACCGTCGCCGCCTCGGCTCCGACGGGTTATCGCACGGTCGGCGCCGAGGTCGCCGAGGTCGTCTACGCCGGGCCGATCACCCGCGTCGCCGCCACGGTCACCGGCGTCACCGGGCTCAGCGCGCCGGTTCGCCTCACCGCGACGCTGTTGTCGGCGGAGGCGTCCACGGCGATCGCCCACGGCAACCCGATCGTCCTCGCGTGGCCCGACGCCGCGGTCCGCGACCTCACCCCCACCTCGTGA
- a CDS encoding MFS transporter: MGSAAGRWVLLATVLGSGIVMIDGTVVNVALPHIGDDLGSGFGGLQWIINAYTLSLASLILLGGALGDHFGRRRVFVIGVAWFALASLACGLASTTEALIAARAMQGVGGALLTPGSLALISASFRGTDRAAAIGAWSGLGGIAAAVGPFVGGYLVEWSWRAVFLINLPLAGIVIAVTVLRVPESCDRTTPRGLDMSGAVLTALGLGALTYGLTGLGNRGPTPDAVVSLVVGALALTAFVIVERRSRHPLIPLVLFSDRIFRVTNVMTLLIYGALGAAFLLLVLQLQTVAGFSPLAAGTALLPFTVVMLVFSARAGVLAARIGPRLPMTIGPLIAAAGLMLMTRIGADASWVSDVLPAAAVFGAGMVLVVAPLTTAVLDSAPQNMAGAASGVNNAVARAGGLLAVAVLPGLAGISGADYADPAAFDIGFHRAVVISAALMVVASMVAALGIHRRSTPLEHDDRIRVDECAHCAISGPPLHPAGGSDSAPN, from the coding sequence ATGGGTTCTGCCGCCGGTCGGTGGGTGCTGTTGGCCACGGTGCTGGGATCCGGGATCGTGATGATCGACGGCACCGTCGTGAACGTCGCGCTGCCCCACATCGGCGACGACCTCGGATCGGGCTTCGGCGGTCTTCAGTGGATCATCAACGCGTACACCCTCTCGCTGGCGTCGCTGATCCTGCTCGGTGGCGCCCTCGGCGATCACTTCGGCCGGCGGCGGGTGTTCGTCATCGGGGTGGCCTGGTTCGCGCTCGCGTCGCTTGCCTGTGGTCTGGCGTCCACGACCGAGGCGCTGATCGCGGCGAGGGCCATGCAGGGTGTCGGGGGTGCGCTGCTGACGCCTGGGAGCCTGGCCCTGATCTCCGCGTCCTTCCGCGGCACCGACCGGGCGGCCGCGATCGGTGCCTGGTCCGGCCTGGGCGGCATCGCCGCCGCCGTTGGGCCCTTCGTCGGCGGATACCTCGTCGAATGGAGCTGGCGCGCAGTCTTTCTCATCAATCTTCCGCTCGCCGGGATCGTCATCGCGGTGACGGTGCTGCGCGTTCCGGAAAGCTGTGATCGGACGACACCGCGAGGCCTGGACATGTCCGGTGCCGTGCTGACGGCGCTGGGCCTCGGAGCGCTGACCTATGGGTTGACCGGCCTGGGGAACCGCGGCCCCACCCCGGACGCCGTGGTGTCCCTGGTCGTCGGCGCGCTCGCGCTGACGGCCTTCGTCATCGTCGAACGTCGCTCCCGGCATCCGCTGATACCGCTGGTGTTGTTCTCCGACAGGATTTTTCGCGTCACCAACGTAATGACGCTGTTGATCTACGGCGCGCTCGGGGCGGCATTCCTCCTGCTGGTGCTCCAGTTGCAGACCGTCGCCGGGTTCAGTCCCCTCGCGGCGGGTACCGCGCTGTTGCCTTTCACCGTGGTCATGCTGGTGTTCTCGGCGCGCGCGGGCGTGCTCGCCGCCCGGATCGGGCCGCGGTTGCCGATGACGATCGGGCCGCTGATCGCCGCCGCCGGCCTGATGCTGATGACCCGGATCGGCGCCGACGCATCGTGGGTGTCAGACGTCCTGCCCGCTGCGGCGGTGTTCGGCGCCGGCATGGTGCTCGTCGTGGCACCGCTGACCACGGCGGTGCTGGACTCCGCGCCGCAGAACATGGCGGGAGCGGCCTCGGGGGTGAACAATGCGGTGGCGCGTGCGGGCGGACTACTGGCGGTGGCCGTACTGCCGGGGCTGGCGGGAATCAGCGGCGCCGACTATGCGGACCCCGCGGCGTTCGACATCGGATTCCACCGCGCCGTCGTGATCTCGGCGGCCCTGATGGTGGTCGCCTCCATGGTGGCCGCGCTCGGAATACATCGCCGCTCAACACCGCTCGAGCACGACGATCGGATCCGGGTCGACGAGTGCGCCCACTGCGCGATCAGTGGGCCGCCGCTGCATCCGGCGGGCGGGTCGGACAGCGCGCCGAACTGA
- a CDS encoding FAD:protein FMN transferase, producing the protein MSVCAPPTCTEWQQWSTSMAIAVTDPDRLARARAEVDAELQAVERAASRFRQDSEISALASSAGRPTEVSDVLAVLLEAALAAARLTDGDVDPTIGAALIALGYDRDLADLDYADPRAASMTIPATWSMVEWDGRFVTVPPGVLLDLGATAKAVAADRCAARVHSATGCGVLVSLGGDIATAGPAPLDGWQVLVHDHDDDPAQQVGLPAGGALATSSTVHRRWGRGDAVVHHILDPRTRRPATAVWRTVSVAADSCFAANTISTAAIVRGWRALEWIATLRVPARLIDSDRRVHTIGAWPEAQPGDPR; encoded by the coding sequence ATGAGCGTCTGCGCACCGCCCACCTGCACCGAATGGCAGCAGTGGAGCACCAGCATGGCGATCGCGGTGACCGATCCCGACCGCCTCGCCCGGGCGCGCGCCGAGGTCGACGCCGAACTCCAGGCCGTCGAGCGGGCCGCGTCCCGCTTCCGGCAGGACTCCGAGATCAGCGCGCTCGCGTCGTCGGCCGGCCGGCCGACCGAGGTGAGCGACGTCCTGGCCGTACTGCTCGAGGCCGCTCTCGCAGCGGCGCGCCTGACCGACGGCGACGTCGACCCGACGATCGGCGCCGCGTTGATCGCGCTCGGGTACGACCGAGATCTCGCTGACCTGGACTACGCGGACCCGCGTGCCGCGTCGATGACGATCCCGGCAACGTGGTCGATGGTCGAGTGGGACGGCCGGTTCGTCACGGTGCCACCGGGAGTGCTGCTCGACCTCGGTGCGACGGCGAAGGCGGTGGCCGCGGATCGCTGTGCGGCCCGGGTCCATTCGGCCACCGGCTGTGGTGTGCTCGTCAGTCTGGGCGGGGATATCGCGACGGCGGGTCCGGCTCCGCTCGACGGCTGGCAGGTGCTGGTTCACGACCATGACGACGATCCCGCACAACAGGTGGGACTGCCGGCCGGGGGTGCGTTGGCGACGTCGAGCACCGTTCACCGCCGGTGGGGCAGAGGCGATGCGGTGGTCCACCACATCCTCGACCCGCGAACTCGCCGGCCCGCCACCGCGGTGTGGCGCACGGTCAGCGTTGCCGCCGACTCCTGCTTCGCCGCCAACACAATCAGCACGGCCGCCATCGTTCGCGGCTGGCGCGCCCTGGAATGGATTGCCACCCTTCGTGTTCCAGCTCGGCTGATCGACAGCGACCGCCGCGTCCACACCATCGGAGCGTGGCCGGAGGCGCAGCCGGGTGACCCGCGATGA
- a CDS encoding DUF3303 domain-containing protein, with the protein MTWTSRLGGSGEDNEKAMKRALELFSKWQPPAGTTFHQFVGRLDGEGGFAIVETDNSTELLTETMKFAPFNSFQIHPVVDMADWAQAAQQGIDFRASID; encoded by the coding sequence ATGACATGGACATCGCGTCTCGGCGGTTCGGGCGAGGACAACGAGAAGGCCATGAAGCGGGCACTGGAGCTGTTCTCGAAATGGCAGCCACCCGCGGGCACGACGTTCCATCAGTTCGTCGGCCGCCTCGACGGTGAAGGCGGGTTCGCCATCGTCGAAACCGACAACTCGACGGAACTGCTGACGGAGACGATGAAGTTCGCCCCCTTCAACAGCTTCCAGATCCATCCCGTCGTGGACATGGCCGATTGGGCACAGGCGGCGCAGCAGGGGATCGACTTCAGGGCGTCGATCGACTGA
- a CDS encoding ferric reductase-like transmembrane domain-containing protein, whose translation MIDQAMMDQALWTLGRGTGITALGFLTLSVALGIATRSGRPLLRLPRFAVADVHRFGALAATLLIGSHMALLFFDPYAQLRLIDFVVPFLGAYRPVWLGLGTLAFDILAVIVLTSMLRHRIGLRVFRAVHWATYALWPLALAHALGNGTDTGHRWFLAFAASCALLVAISLLWRLRTDFVEYARTRISADTR comes from the coding sequence ATGATCGACCAAGCGATGATGGATCAGGCCCTGTGGACGCTGGGCCGCGGCACCGGAATCACGGCACTCGGCTTTCTCACGCTCTCGGTCGCACTGGGCATCGCGACGCGTTCCGGTCGCCCGCTGCTGAGGCTGCCGCGGTTCGCCGTCGCCGATGTCCATCGATTCGGCGCGCTGGCCGCAACCCTGCTGATCGGCTCGCACATGGCATTGTTGTTCTTCGATCCCTACGCGCAACTGCGCCTCATCGACTTCGTCGTGCCGTTCCTCGGCGCCTACCGGCCGGTGTGGCTCGGGTTGGGCACGCTGGCCTTCGACATTCTCGCCGTCATCGTCCTGACCAGCATGCTGCGGCACCGCATCGGCCTGCGGGTCTTCCGCGCCGTGCATTGGGCGACCTACGCGTTGTGGCCGCTGGCACTCGCCCACGCGCTGGGCAACGGCACCGACACCGGTCATCGATGGTTTCTGGCCTTCGCCGCGAGTTGTGCTCTGCTGGTGGCGATCTCGCTGCTGTGGCGGTTGCGGACCGACTTCGTCGAGTACGCGCGGACCCGGATCTCGGCAGACACCCGATGA
- a CDS encoding lipocalin family protein, translating to MTSRHWGYWVGVVGVGAGIALSAGHGVAAADTDSSDGAGPASRSADQNSSPTRHSLTRKAKAGREAAASPSDPSSPPSLGKRRHAEADDASDTRPSRVRSGRLVTLRQPDAVEARSSDAPKRRSPGPLAGAALNVLTAAAKPVRPETTATPEPQALSAPAASTTVSGVKTGHATLDIPIGTKGFTTGADWYFPTQADGSVSATGVIWLQHGFMGRKFFYSALAENLSQQTNSIVVAPNLPSFPSLRCGGCWLNGVPTQQAVAAMFLGDEASLNSSAAAAGFVGTLPEDFVLTGHSAGGGLAAAAGGYYAADPANGGNLRGVVMFDGFAFPTVVPDALQRLNDPFIPVYQIAAPPQLGNLFGATTRELVAARPGQFVGVTLAHGSHVDSLIGGNPIVDLLSQLVTRFSPPGNTTAVYTLATGWINDLYQGLGPTDGTGIYGAPDQYLVLGDAAGVVLAPPPVVDVNSYLGTWYEVGSVKQFFSIGLVNTKAVYSLNPDGSIKVENSGNYFFDNGPKSAIVGAALPVDAANNKLNVTFFGKPKANPPGNYWIVDLAPDYSWAIVTDPTGLSGFLLSRTPTVSPEFYQQLLDRASVDGVRGRITQTRQPGAAAAGSASA from the coding sequence GTGACGTCGAGACACTGGGGTTACTGGGTAGGGGTCGTGGGCGTGGGTGCAGGTATCGCGCTCAGCGCCGGGCATGGCGTCGCCGCGGCCGACACGGACTCGTCCGACGGCGCTGGTCCGGCCAGCCGGTCAGCCGACCAGAACTCCTCGCCGACCCGTCACTCACTGACCCGCAAAGCCAAGGCCGGCCGCGAGGCAGCGGCGTCGCCCTCGGATCCGTCGTCGCCGCCGTCGCTCGGCAAGCGCCGACATGCAGAGGCAGACGACGCATCCGACACCCGGCCCTCACGCGTCAGATCCGGCAGGCTCGTCACGCTCCGACAGCCGGACGCGGTCGAAGCGCGAAGTTCGGACGCCCCGAAACGCCGCTCGCCCGGACCGCTCGCCGGCGCGGCGCTGAATGTGCTGACGGCGGCCGCCAAGCCGGTGCGTCCCGAGACGACGGCGACGCCGGAGCCGCAGGCACTCTCGGCCCCGGCCGCGTCCACCACGGTGAGCGGCGTCAAGACCGGTCACGCCACCCTCGACATCCCGATCGGCACAAAGGGTTTCACGACCGGAGCGGACTGGTATTTCCCCACTCAGGCCGACGGTTCGGTCTCGGCGACCGGCGTGATCTGGCTGCAGCACGGGTTCATGGGCCGGAAATTCTTCTACTCCGCGCTGGCCGAGAATCTGTCGCAGCAGACCAACAGCATCGTCGTGGCACCCAACCTGCCCTCGTTTCCGTCACTGCGCTGTGGCGGCTGCTGGCTCAACGGCGTGCCGACGCAGCAGGCCGTCGCCGCGATGTTCCTCGGCGACGAGGCATCACTGAACTCCAGCGCGGCCGCGGCCGGCTTCGTGGGCACGCTGCCCGAGGACTTCGTCCTCACGGGTCACTCCGCGGGCGGTGGCCTCGCCGCAGCGGCCGGGGGCTACTACGCGGCCGACCCGGCCAACGGCGGCAACCTCCGCGGCGTCGTGATGTTCGACGGCTTCGCCTTCCCCACAGTCGTGCCCGATGCGCTGCAGCGCCTGAACGACCCCTTCATCCCCGTCTATCAGATCGCTGCGCCGCCTCAGCTGGGGAACCTGTTCGGGGCCACCACCCGGGAACTCGTCGCTGCCCGGCCCGGTCAGTTCGTCGGGGTGACGCTGGCGCACGGCTCGCACGTCGACTCGCTGATCGGCGGCAATCCGATCGTCGATCTGCTGTCCCAGCTGGTGACGCGGTTCTCCCCGCCCGGCAACACCACAGCCGTCTACACGCTGGCCACGGGGTGGATCAACGACCTGTACCAGGGACTCGGCCCGACCGACGGAACCGGCATCTACGGGGCCCCCGATCAGTACCTCGTGCTGGGCGACGCCGCCGGGGTCGTGCTCGCTCCCCCGCCGGTCGTCGACGTCAACAGCTACCTCGGCACCTGGTACGAGGTGGGCAGCGTCAAGCAGTTCTTCTCGATCGGCCTGGTCAACACGAAGGCCGTGTACAGCCTCAATCCCGACGGCTCGATCAAGGTCGAGAACTCCGGCAACTACTTCTTCGACAACGGACCGAAGTCGGCCATCGTCGGCGCGGCGCTGCCGGTCGACGCCGCCAACAACAAGCTCAACGTGACGTTCTTCGGCAAGCCGAAGGCCAATCCCCCGGGCAACTACTGGATCGTCGACCTCGCCCCCGACTACAGCTGGGCCATCGTCACCGACCCCACCGGGCTGTCCGGGTTCCTGCTCAGCCGCACGCCCACCGTCTCGCCCGAGTTCTATCAGCAGCTGCTGGACCGGGCGTCGGTCGACGGGGTGCGGGGACGGATCACCCAGACCCGCCAGCCGGGTGCAGCGGCGGCGGGCTCCGCGTCGGCGTGA
- a CDS encoding NAD-dependent epimerase/dehydratase family protein: MTSHLNQRRRILVTGASGNVGAGVLRALARSEPDAELVGVCRRPPTAGALYEGMRWHAVDLSTPSAASELAPAMRDVDVVIHLALAVQPVDDEEYLYRANVLGTQAVLEAMRLAGVSHLVYASSLGVYAPSRSATPVSETWPASGQSSSTYSRHKVVVETLLDQFEIDQPDILVARFRPTVVVQRDAAFEIRSLYLGPFIPRAAVKLLQRRLLPILPLPKGLALQFVHADDVGDAVVRLMQQRAQGSYNIAADALDCTAIASLVGARPVEVSPPVMRTAVTALHRFRAVAVTPGWYDVATRSPVMDTTKARQELGWQPARSSTGAARELIDGLADGAVGSSPALGSGSDDRAAGRRVIDRVHDATLALWCAAAVARAPRRGRPGALHAALIAANLISGTPAALDRVRAGRRDPVALLAPVAVGGAVLSSARGGWTAAAATMVLGVLGLAERRRALRAPRVPTTT, from the coding sequence ATGACATCGCACCTCAACCAGCGCCGCCGCATCCTGGTCACCGGCGCCTCCGGCAACGTCGGCGCCGGTGTGCTGCGCGCACTCGCCCGTTCCGAACCCGACGCCGAACTGGTCGGCGTGTGCCGGCGGCCACCGACCGCGGGGGCGCTCTACGAGGGCATGCGCTGGCACGCGGTCGACCTGTCGACCCCGAGCGCGGCCTCCGAGTTGGCGCCGGCGATGCGCGACGTCGACGTCGTCATCCATCTGGCGCTCGCCGTGCAGCCGGTGGACGACGAGGAGTACCTGTACCGCGCGAATGTGCTTGGCACCCAGGCGGTGCTGGAGGCCATGAGGCTCGCCGGAGTCAGCCATCTCGTCTACGCGTCGAGCCTCGGCGTCTACGCCCCCAGCAGGTCGGCGACACCAGTCTCCGAGACGTGGCCCGCATCCGGACAGAGCTCCTCGACCTACAGCCGGCACAAGGTCGTCGTCGAGACGCTGCTGGATCAGTTCGAGATCGACCAGCCCGACATCCTGGTAGCGCGCTTCCGGCCGACCGTGGTGGTGCAGCGCGACGCGGCGTTCGAGATCAGGTCGCTGTATCTGGGACCGTTCATCCCCCGGGCCGCGGTGAAGCTGCTGCAGCGGCGGCTTCTGCCGATTCTTCCGCTGCCGAAAGGACTGGCACTGCAGTTCGTCCACGCGGACGACGTCGGCGACGCGGTGGTGAGGTTGATGCAGCAGCGCGCACAGGGCTCCTACAACATCGCGGCCGACGCCCTCGACTGCACGGCCATCGCGAGCCTGGTCGGAGCCCGCCCGGTCGAGGTGAGCCCGCCGGTGATGCGCACGGCCGTCACCGCTCTGCACCGGTTCCGCGCGGTGGCCGTGACTCCCGGCTGGTACGACGTGGCGACCAGGTCCCCGGTGATGGACACCACGAAGGCGCGTCAGGAACTGGGCTGGCAGCCCGCCCGGTCCTCCACCGGCGCGGCACGGGAGCTCATCGACGGCCTCGCCGACGGTGCGGTCGGCTCGAGTCCGGCGCTGGGATCCGGCAGCGATGATCGGGCAGCCGGACGCCGGGTGATCGACCGCGTCCACGACGCCACGTTGGCACTGTGGTGCGCCGCGGCCGTGGCGCGGGCGCCCAGGCGCGGCCGGCCCGGAGCCCTGCACGCCGCGCTCATCGCCGCCAACCTGATCTCCGGCACCCCGGCGGCTCTCGATCGGGTGCGCGCCGGCCGGCGCGACCCCGTTGCGCTGCTCGCTCCGGTCGCCGTCGGCGGAGCGGTCCTGTCGAGTGCACGAGGCGGGTGGACGGCTGCCGCCGCCACCATGGTGCTGGGTGTTCTCGGGCTGGCCGAACGTCGCCGCGCCCTGCGGGCGCCGCGCGTCCCGACGACCACCTGA